The genomic segment TGCAGGGGTTGCGCGACAAAAACTGGCTGGTCCTGGTTGATGAGGCCGAGCTGCTGCCCTACCGGGCGCTTGAGGTCCTGCGCCGCATTCACGACCGTTCCGGGGTGGCCATTGTCCTAGCGGGGATGCCGCGCCTGCTGCTCAATTTGAAAGGCTCACGAGGGGAATACGCCCAGCTCTATAGCCGGGTGGGCATGGCGTTAGACCTGGAATCTCGTAAGAAAGACAGTGAAGCCGAGGATTTCAGCGCCATTCTGGGCAGCCTGCTCTCGAACGGTGAGGCCACGGGCGAGCCGCTTGCGCCAGAGATTGCCGCCGCCTTTCGCAAGCATTCACGGGGCAATTATCGCCGCTTGTTTAAACTGGCGCGCGGGGTGGCCCGGACAAGCGCTATCGGCAATCAGGGGATGTCCGTGACATTAATCGACCGCTATGCGGAAATGCTAATTCATTGAAGGAGGAAAGTATGTCAGTCCATCATAAAGCGGCATCGACCAACACTCATCTTATCGCCGCGATGACGCAGGCAGGAGCCGTTATTCATTATTTGACGATAAGAGGCGTGAGCGTAAAAAGCGTGATATTGCATAATTGCAAATCCGTTATCCGTATTGAACACCATCCGCTCTGTGAGCAGTTATTAAAACAGGGGCAGGCGGATTATATCACCGTGGGCAAAAACGCACAGGGTGGTTTTAAGCAAGGGGCATTCATGAAAGGTGGGTGCAAGGTGATTTGGTCAACGTCATTACATTGAGGCTATCATGCCAATTAAAATAACAGTGACTCTTCTAGATGATGAAAAAGGCACTCATGCGAATATCCGTGCTAAACAAAAAAAGGTTACACCACATGAAGATAAATGTGCACGCCTATTACTTAAACTGATAGAAATGTATTTCTCTGAAATTGGTGAAAACGAAAACAGGATTAAAGGAGTTCCCCATGTCCACTAACTCACATGACAATACCGTGCCCGCCGGCTACTGGCAGGACGCCAAAAGGGTATTGATACCCGACGCCATGGTAAAACCCATTGATAAGGAGCGTGACGCGTTGGTTAAAGATATTGTGGGGCGCGCCCGGCCGCTGTATGAGGCATTAAGAGACTTTAAACACCGCGCGTTTGTCGATATCCAGGCATTGATTGACCTGTCGATTGAGCAGTACGGGGGCTTTGTTGAATAAATCGAACTTTTAGGTGACTGGCGGCTCTGATCACTACATTCGTTTCAACATCAGGTCCCCATGGCAAAGCAAAAGTTTAAAATCACCAACTGGCCCGCATACAACAATGCGCTCAGGCAGCGGGGGGACATGACAGTATGGCTTGATGAGTCAGCCATTGCTGCATGGACTGAGAGTACACCCCCTGAACATCGTGGCCGGCCGCTTCACTACACCGATATGGCCATTACCACGGTTCTGATGATAAAGCGCGTGTTTAACCTTTCGCTCCGGGCGTTACAGGGTTTCGTTGACGCGATTTTTAAACTGATGGGGCTGTCGCTGCGCTGCCCAGATTACTCTCTGGTCAGCCGGCGAGCAAAAACCGTCGACATCAGCATAAAAACGCCAACCCGCGGCGAAATCTCACACCTGGTCATCGATGGCACCGGCCTGAAAATCTTCGGCGAAGGCGAATGGAAAGTCAGGCAGCATGGGGCTGAGAGGCGCAGAGTATGGCGCAAGCTTCATCTGGCAGTAGATAGCGCGACACATGAAATTATCTGTGCCGATTTATCGCTAAGCGGTACGACAGATGCGCAGGCGCTGCCCGGGCTGATTAACCAAACCCACCGGAAAATCAGGGAAGCGTCGGCTGACAGTGCTTACGATACGCGTTACTGTCATGATGCTCTGCTGAGGAAAAAAATAAAGCCGCTTATCCCACCGCGAAGTGGTGCGCAATATTGGCCAGCTCGATACTATGAGCGTAACCATGCGGTGGCAAATCAGCATCTGAGCGGCAATAACGATACCTGGAAAAAGAAAGTAGGTTATCACCGGCGTTCACTGGCTGAAACGGCCATGTTCCGGTTTAAAACACTTCTGGGTGGTCATCTGAGTCTGCATGACTATGACGCGCAGGTAGGTGAGGCAATGGCAATGGTTAAAGCACTTAACCGGATCACACTGTTAGGAATGCCAAACAGCGTCCGCATCATGTAACAATCGCCCTGATAGGGAGGAAGTCGTCACAAATTTCGGATTTATTCAACAAAGCGATCCACACCGATAAAACCTGATGGAAAAACCGTCAATCCACCATAAAAAGCCAGCACAAAAATGATGGCTATTGCCCTTAGACCATCGATATCATAGAGGTATTTCATAAAAACCTATATTTTTCAATTAATTATAATAAAAAACAGTTCATTGCAGCTCATCTGCAGCCTTACCCTAACGTATTTTGCATCATTGTTAAATACACTCGTTTATGGGAACTCCCAGCTTAATATTTATGCCGACAGATTAATCAATGCTGGATTACCTCTTTAGCCATTACAGGTTAACATTTTGATTTTAAATTAAAATATTTCTCTTCCCGTGTTATTATTTATAGCCACTACCCCTCAGTCAGTATCTACGAGTTACAACTAATAATTATCTTGACGATTAATTACTGATTATTGATCGGTAAAAATTATAGTAACGCATGAGGATTGCATTAATGAGTACGCCAATCGTACCTTGGGTGGGAGGAAAGCGGCGGCTGGCTAAACGTCTTCTATCGTACTCTCCTGAGCACAAATGCTACGTTGAACCATTCTGTGGGGGAGCGGCGCTGTTTTTCAGCAAGGAACCATCCACAGTCGAAGTGCTGAACGATATCAATGGCGATTTGATAAACCTCTATCGGGTGGTTAAGTGTCACCACCAGTTTAAATCTGATCAATTCTGCTAATTAAATCACTATTCTTTTAAGAGGAAGCTAACAAAAATAATCTTGGATATTTGAAAACTATAAGACAGTTCGACAAGTGGTCATAATCGCATCCATATGCGCGATCTCTACATCGAAAAAAACGCCAAGCAGGGCGCTGACGCGGTTTCCGGGGCTATGCCAGTCACAAGTTCGCTTCGCTCACGTATCGGTGCGCAGAAGCTTCAGAGCGCGTTTATAAGTACTTTTCGCGCCTCGCATGCCTTCGGCATAATGGCGTATTAATAACCACTGATTTTAACAAAAAAGCCTATTTTACTTAGCAGGGTGGATCACTTTTCAATTGGTAATGACAGTTAAGTACCATTTGGAGAAATTTATACGTCAGTTTAAGTGGGCTTTAAGCAGTAGGCAGCTGTTTGATTGGCTAAAAGAAACACCACCACAAACGCTGACCGATATACAGCGAGCCGCCCAGTTTTACTATCTTCAACAACTCACATTTGGTGGCAAAGTGAGCGGGCAGAACTTTGGTACTTCCGCTGTGCGATCACAGTCATTGAACCTTCTAAGAATCGAAGAGCAGCTATAACAGGCTCATCTGCGTTTATCTCAGGCAACCATAGAGCATCTTGGTTGGCAGGCTTGTATTGAAAAATATGATAGGCCACATACATTGTTCTACCTTGATCCACCTTACTGGAAGACTCAAGGCTATGGCGTGGCGTTTGGCCTAGAGCAATACAGCATCATTGATAGCCTGGCTCATTCGATAACAGGAAGAATGGTTATTTCAGTTAATGATATCCCAGAAATGAGGAGCATCTTCAAAAACCTTCATATCGACGTTGTTGACCTAAAATACTCATTAGGCAACAACCCTCATAGCAGACGCGAGTTGATCATTCGCAATTTCGCCTGATTTCCTTTTTGCAAACAATTCTGGACTGTCCAAAATGGCCACTTTTTAGTGGTTTAAAGGAGTCCAGAATTGCTTGCAAATTAGTCCAAAATATTTTGCATCGCTACAGGACCTATCTAAAACAGCTTAAGCAGTTAGAAAAAATAGAGTTACTGATCTTGGACGACGTGGGCCTAGAATCAATAAGTCCGATGCAGGCAACGATGCTATTGGAGGTGATGGAAGATCGCTACGATAAAAGCAGCAGCATCCTGATCAGTCAACTGCCGGTGAAAAAATGGTATGGACTGATAGAAAACCCCACGACAGCTGACGCGTTACTCGATCGGTTAGTACACCCCAGCTATAGACTGGAACTTAAAGGCGAATCACTACGCAAAGAGCAAGGAGTAACCAGCACAGGAAAAATAGACTAAACCCGAGTCAGAAGATGAGCGAACACGTGATCGAATATCACGGGAATGGGTGATCGGAAAATATCGGAATAACTGATCGGATGTCGCCGGAACAGCTGATCGGATACGTCGGAATCTGCAGCGAGACTATCAGATACGCTAATGTGGATGTGAAGCAACGGACAATGCTCCGGACCACCGTGCCCGAACAGCCACGATGGCGCCGCAACGCGGTGGAACACCCAACGCGTGCCGCGGACCCGAGTGCGACAGCAACGGCCGCCCAGATGACGCAACCATAAAAAAGGGCGCCCGAGGCGCCCTTTCATGCTGCCGGCTTAACGCCGGCATTGGCTGTAAGACGTAGTGTCTTAACCGATAACTTTGGCAACAACGCCGGCGCCAACGGTACGGCCGCCTTCGCGAATAGCGAAACGCAGACCGTCGTCCATGGCGATCGGGGCAATCAGGTTAACAACCATCTTGATGTTGTCGCCAGGCATCACCATTTCAACGCCTTCCGGCAGTTCGATGGTACCGGTTACGTCAGTGGTACGGAAATAGAACTGCGGACGGTAGCCTTTGAAGAACGGCGTGTGGCGGCCGCCTTCGTCTTTGCTCAGAATATACACTTCCGATTCAAACTGGGTATGCGGCTTGATCGAGCCCGGTTTGGCCAGAACCTGACCACGCTCGACGTCGTCACGCTTGGTGCCGCGCAGCAGCACGCCAACGTTCTCGCCGGCACGGCCTTCGTCCAGCAGTTTACGGAACATTTCAACGCCGGTGCAGGTGGTTTTGGTGGTGTCTTTGATGCCGACGATTTCCACTTCTTCACCCACTTTGACGATGCCGCGCTCTACACGACCGGTTACCACGGTGCCGCGGCCGGAGATGGAGAATACGTCTTCGATCGGCAGCAGGAACGGCTTGTCGATGGCGCGTTCCGGTTCCGGAATGTAGCTGTCTAGCGCTTCCGCCAGTTCAATGATTTTCTGCGTCCAGGCTTCGTCGCCTTCCAGCGCTTTCAGCGCGGAACCGTAGATAACCGGCGTGTCATCGCCCGGGAAGTCGTACTGCGACAGCAGTTCGCGCACTTCCATTTCCACCAGTTCCAGCAGCTCTTCGTCATCAACCATGTCGCATTTGTTCATGAACACGATAATGTAGGGTACGCCAACCTGGCGACCCAGCAAGATGTGCTCGCGGGTCTGCGGCATCGGGCCGTCGGTGGCGGCAACGACCAGGATCGCGCCGTCCATTTGGGCCGCACCGGTGATCATGTTTTTCACATAGTCGGCGTGCCCCGGGCAGTCTACGTGCGCGTAGTGGCGGGTCGGGGTATCGTATTCAACGTGCGAAGTGTTGATGGTGATACCACGAGCCTTTTCTTCCGGCGCGTTGTCGATCTGATCGAACGCGCGCGCGCTACCGCCGTAGGCCTTGGCCAGAACGGTGGTGATGGCGGCGGTCAGGGTCGTTTTACCATGGTCAACGTGGCCGATAGTACCGACGTTAACGTGGGGTTTGGTGCGTTGAAACTTTTCTTTAGACACGGCTATATTCCTTACTCTTATGCTCTCACCAACGGGTGAGAGCACGGGATATTAATTGTAACCCTTAAAGCTTACTTGGCTCTGCGGGTTTCGATAATGGCCTGAGCAACGTTGTTCGGTGCTTCATTGTACTTCAGGAACTCCATGGAGTAAGAAGCACGGCCCTGAGTCTGTGAACGCAGATCAGTAGCATAACCGAACATTTCAGACAAGGGGACCTGCGCACGAACGGTTTTACCGGTCGTGGTGTCTTCCATACCGTCAATCATACCGCGACGACGGTTCAAGTCACCAATAACGTCACCCATGTAGTCTTCAGGCGTTTCAACTTCCACCTTCATGATAGGTTCCAGCAGCACCGGTTTCGCCTTCATGAAGCCTTCTTTGAACGCCATGGAACCGGCGATCTTGAACGCCATTTCCGAGGAGTCGACTTCGTGGTAAGAACCATCGAAGGCGGCAACGCGGACGTCTACGATCGGGTAGCCGGCCAGAACACCGCTCTTCAGCTGTTCCTGAACGCCTTTATCCACCGCCGGAACGTACTCTTTCGGTACCACGCCGCCGACGATTTCGTTCAGGAACTCGTAGCCTTTGCCACCCGGTTCCATCGGTTCAATACGCAGCCATACGTGGCCGAACTGACCGCGACCACCGGACTGACGAACGAATTTACCTTCCTGTTCGACGGTGGAGCGGATCGTTTCGCGGTAGGCCACCTGCGGCTTACCGACGTTGGCTTCCACGTTGAATTCGCGACGCATACGGTCGACGAGAATTTCAAGGTGCAGCTCACCCATACCGGCGATGATAGTCTGGCCGGACTCTTCATCGGTCCAGACGCGGAAAGACGGGTCTTCCTGCGCCAGACGGCCCAGAGCCAGACCCATTTTTTCCTGGTCGGCTTTGGTTTTCGGTTCCACGGCGACCGAGATAACCGGTTCCGGGAATTCCATACGCTCAAGGATGATGGGCGAGGACGGATCGCACAGGGTATCCCCGGTGGTCACATCTTTCAGGCCGATGGCCGCGGCGATATCGCCGGCGCGGACTTCCTTGATTTCTTCACGTTTGTTGGCGTGCATCTGTACGATACGGCCGAAACGTTCGCGCTTGTCCTTCACCGAGTTCAGCACCGTATCGCCGGAGTTGACGACGCCGGAGTAGACGCGGAAGAAGGTCAGGTTGCCGACGAACGGGTCGGTGGCGATTTTGAACGCCAGAGCCGAGAACGGCTCATCATCGCTGGAATGACGCTCAGCATGGGTTTCGCCATCGTCGAGCACGCCATCGATGGCGGCAACGTCGGTCGGTGCCGGCAGGTATTCGATGACCGCATCCAGCATCGCCTGCACACCCTTGTTCTTGAACGCGGAACCACAGGTGACCAGAATGATTTCGTTGTTCAGAACGCGCTGGCGCAGACCGGTCTTGATCTCTTCTTCGGTCAGATCTTCGCCGCCCAGGTATTTGTCCATCAGCTCTTCAGATACTTCAGCTGCGGATTCCACCAGGTGCTGGTGCCATTTGTCAGCCAGCTCGGTCAAATCGGCGGGGATGTCTTCATAAGTGAAGGTCACGCCCTGGTCCGCTTCGCTCCAGTTGATGGCTTTCATTTTCACCAGATCGACGACGCCGGTGAATTTTTCTTCCGCGCCGATAGCTAGCTGAATCGGAACCGGGTTAGCGGCCAGACGGGTTTTCAGCTGCTCGACTACGCGCAGATAGTTGGCGCCCATACGGTCCATTTTGTTTACGAACGCGATACGCGGCACTTTGTATTTGTTTGCCTGACGCCATACGGTTTCAGACTGCGGCTGCACGCCGCCGACCGCACAGTAGACCATGACGGCGCCATCAAGCACGCGCATGGAACGTTCTACTTCGATGGTGAAGTCAACGTGTCCCGGGGTGTCGATGATGTTGATGCGATGCGAATCAAACTGTTTAGCCATGCCGGCCCAGAAACAGGTGGTCGCGGCGGACGTGATGGTGATACCACGCTCCTGCTCCTGCGCCATCCAGTCCATGGTGGCTGCGCCATTATGAACTTCACCGATCTTGTGGTTCACACCCGTGTAGAACAGAATACGTTCAGTCGTGGTGGTTTTACCCGCGTCGATGTGTGCACTGATACCGATGTTACGATAGCGTGCGATGGGTGTTATACGAGCCATTTGAATCCTCGATTACTAGGGCGTTCATTCCGAGCCAACCCGGCAGGGACAGCTCATGAGCGTCCGCCAGGTTAGCGTGACTACGGCGGTACGATTACCAGCGGTAGTGGGCGAACGCCTTGTTGGCATCTGCCATACGGTGAACGTCTTCACGTTTCTTCACAGCAGTACCTTTGTTTTCTGCTGCATCGGAAAGTTCGTTCGCCAAGCGCAGAGCCATAGATTTATCACCGCGTTTACGAGCTGCTTCAACGATCCAACGCATTGCCAGGGCATTGCGGCGAACCGGACGAACTTCTACTGGCACCTGATAAGTCGAACCACCGACGCGGCGCGATTTGACTTCGACAGTCGGACGCACGTTGTCCAGGGCAACTTCAAAAGCTTCCAGATGGCCTTTACCCGAACGCTGAGCCAGGGTCTCCAGCGCGGTATAGACGATTGCTTCTGCGGTAGATTTTTTGCCATCTACCATCAGGATGTTAACAAATTTGGCCAAAAGCTCAGATCCGAACTTCGGATCCGGCAGGATTTTACGTTGACCAATGACGCGACGACGTGGCATGGAAATACTCCGTTGTTAATTCAGGATTGTCCAAAACTCGATGAGTTCTTTGACAGAGTTAATAAAACGTTTGGCCTTACTTAACGGAGAACCATTAAGCCTTTGGCTTCTTCACGCCGTACTTGGAGCGGCCCTGCTTGCGGTCTTTAACACCGGAGCAGTCAAGGGCGCCACGAACGGTGTGGTAACGCACACCCGGCAGGTCTTTTACACGACCGCCACGGATCAGGATCACGGAGTGCTCCTGCAGGTTATGACCTTCACCGCCGATGTAGGAGGTGACTTCAAACCCGTTGGTTAAACGAACACGGCATACTTTACGCAGCGCGGAGTTCGGTTTTTTCGGGGTGGTGGTATATACGCGGG from the Candidatus Sodalis pierantonius str. SOPE genome contains:
- a CDS encoding DNA adenine methylase, producing the protein MSTPIVPWVGGKRRLAKRLLSYSPEHKCYVEPFCGGAALFFSKEPSTVEVLNDINGDLINLYRVVKCHHQFKSDQFC
- the rpsG gene encoding 30S ribosomal protein S7, producing the protein MPRRRVIGQRKILPDPKFGSELLAKFVNILMVDGKKSTAEAIVYTALETLAQRSGKGHLEAFEVALDNVRPTVEVKSRRVGGSTYQVPVEVRPVRRNALAMRWIVEAARKRGDKSMALRLANELSDAAENKGTAVKKREDVHRMADANKAFAHYRW
- the rpsL gene encoding 30S ribosomal protein S12; the protein is MATINQLVRKPRSMKVAKNNVPALDACPQKRGVCTRVYTTTPKKPNSALRKVCRVRLTNGFEVTSYIGGEGHNLQEHSVILIRGGRVKDLPGVRYHTVRGALDCSGVKDRKQGRSKYGVKKPKA
- the fusA gene encoding elongation factor G — translated: MARITPIARYRNIGISAHIDAGKTTTTERILFYTGVNHKIGEVHNGAATMDWMAQEQERGITITSAATTCFWAGMAKQFDSHRINIIDTPGHVDFTIEVERSMRVLDGAVMVYCAVGGVQPQSETVWRQANKYKVPRIAFVNKMDRMGANYLRVVEQLKTRLAANPVPIQLAIGAEEKFTGVVDLVKMKAINWSEADQGVTFTYEDIPADLTELADKWHQHLVESAAEVSEELMDKYLGGEDLTEEEIKTGLRQRVLNNEIILVTCGSAFKNKGVQAMLDAVIEYLPAPTDVAAIDGVLDDGETHAERHSSDDEPFSALAFKIATDPFVGNLTFFRVYSGVVNSGDTVLNSVKDKRERFGRIVQMHANKREEIKEVRAGDIAAAIGLKDVTTGDTLCDPSSPIILERMEFPEPVISVAVEPKTKADQEKMGLALGRLAQEDPSFRVWTDEESGQTIIAGMGELHLEILVDRMRREFNVEANVGKPQVAYRETIRSTVEQEGKFVRQSGGRGQFGHVWLRIEPMEPGGKGYEFLNEIVGGVVPKEYVPAVDKGVQEQLKSGVLAGYPIVDVRVAAFDGSYHEVDSSEMAFKIAGSMAFKEGFMKAKPVLLEPIMKVEVETPEDYMGDVIGDLNRRRGMIDGMEDTTTGKTVRAQVPLSEMFGYATDLRSQTQGRASYSMEFLKYNEAPNNVAQAIIETRRAK
- the tuf gene encoding elongation factor Tu, whose translation is MSKEKFQRTKPHVNVGTIGHVDHGKTTLTAAITTVLAKAYGGSARAFDQIDNAPEEKARGITINTSHVEYDTPTRHYAHVDCPGHADYVKNMITGAAQMDGAILVVAATDGPMPQTREHILLGRQVGVPYIIVFMNKCDMVDDEELLELVEMEVRELLSQYDFPGDDTPVIYGSALKALEGDEAWTQKIIELAEALDSYIPEPERAIDKPFLLPIEDVFSISGRGTVVTGRVERGIVKVGEEVEIVGIKDTTKTTCTGVEMFRKLLDEGRAGENVGVLLRGTKRDDVERGQVLAKPGSIKPHTQFESEVYILSKDEGGRHTPFFKGYRPQFYFRTTDVTGTIELPEGVEMVMPGDNIKMVVNLIAPIAMDDGLRFAIREGGRTVGAGVVAKVIG
- a CDS encoding DUF3164 family protein — encoded protein: MSTNSHDNTVPAGYWQDAKRVLIPDAMVKPIDKERDALVKDIVGRARPLYEALRDFKHRAFVDIQALIDLSIEQYGGFVE
- a CDS encoding IS5-like element ISSoEn1 family transposase; the encoded protein is MAKQKFKITNWPAYNNALRQRGDMTVWLDESAIAAWTESTPPEHRGRPLHYTDMAITTVLMIKRVFNLSLRALQGFVDAIFKLMGLSLRCPDYSLVSRRAKTVDISIKTPTRGEISHLVIDGTGLKIFGEGEWKVRQHGAERRRVWRKLHLAVDSATHEIICADLSLSGTTDAQALPGLINQTHRKIREASADSAYDTRYCHDALLRKKIKPLIPPRSGAQYWPARYYERNHAVANQHLSGNNDTWKKKVGYHRRSLAETAMFRFKTLLGGHLSLHDYDAQVGEAMAMVKALNRITLLGMPNSVRIM